Proteins from a genomic interval of Nitrospina gracilis Nb-211:
- a CDS encoding 3-deoxy-D-manno-octulosonic acid transferase, which produces MAVSPFVLARMAYDPDFRGKMRERWSNWKSLPVCKDTLWVHASSVGEVRVARVLIRGLLQRFPHHQVVLSTFTPTGYQQAVEFDLCPVFRLPPDLFWLNAGVLNRLHPALLVLIEAEFWPGLLHQCAGRDIPVLLVNGRMSRKSARRYRQIAPLFRWMVAGVDRFAMRSQEDTDRLLGLGIPEARVDTTGNMKFDALPEAAAGEQKQEDRTLIVFGSTRPGDEPPILDAITRLTQEMENAPKRFVLAPRHPQRCDEVEAMLLNRGLPYKRFSELDGPPDEDTTVILVDAIGHLNDFYRQSQLAFVGGGFSPEFGGQNILEPALHGVPVVFGPHMDNFKEEARLLVESGGGIQLKSADDLYPTLRELLLQPEDMQLRGRLARETIEKNRGALDANLRILEQLLMPTTE; this is translated from the coding sequence ATGGCGGTTTCGCCTTTCGTTCTGGCGCGGATGGCGTACGACCCCGACTTCCGCGGCAAGATGCGGGAACGCTGGAGCAACTGGAAATCCCTGCCTGTCTGTAAAGACACGCTGTGGGTGCACGCGTCTTCGGTGGGCGAGGTGCGGGTGGCGCGGGTGTTGATCCGTGGCCTTCTGCAACGCTTTCCGCATCACCAGGTGGTGCTCTCCACGTTCACGCCAACGGGATACCAGCAGGCGGTGGAGTTCGATCTCTGTCCGGTGTTCCGCCTGCCGCCGGATTTGTTCTGGCTCAACGCGGGCGTGCTCAACCGCCTGCACCCGGCTTTGCTGGTATTGATCGAGGCCGAGTTCTGGCCGGGACTCCTGCACCAGTGCGCCGGACGCGACATCCCGGTTCTGCTGGTCAACGGCCGCATGTCGCGCAAGTCCGCAAGACGCTACCGGCAGATCGCACCTTTGTTCCGCTGGATGGTGGCGGGCGTGGACCGCTTCGCCATGCGCTCCCAGGAAGACACGGACCGCCTGCTCGGCCTGGGCATCCCGGAGGCGCGGGTGGACACCACGGGCAACATGAAATTCGACGCCCTGCCGGAAGCCGCCGCCGGTGAACAGAAACAGGAAGACCGCACGCTCATCGTGTTCGGCTCGACGCGCCCCGGCGACGAACCGCCCATCCTCGACGCCATCACCCGCCTCACGCAGGAAATGGAGAACGCGCCGAAGCGGTTCGTCCTCGCGCCGCGCCACCCACAACGCTGTGATGAAGTGGAGGCGATGCTCCTCAACCGCGGCCTGCCGTACAAACGGTTCAGCGAACTCGATGGGCCACCGGACGAAGACACCACCGTCATACTGGTGGATGCCATCGGCCACCTCAACGATTTTTACCGGCAAAGTCAACTCGCGTTCGTTGGCGGCGGGTTCAGCCCGGAGTTCGGCGGACAAAACATCCTCGAGCCCGCCCTGCACGGCGTGCCGGTGGTGTTCGGTCCGCACATGGACAACTTCAAAGAAGAAGCGCGCCTGCTGGTGGAGTCCGGCGGCGGCATTCAGTTGAAAAGCGCCGACGATCTGTATCCGACCCTGCGCGAACTGCTCCTGCAACCGGAGGACATGCAACTGCGCGGACGGCTGGCGCGCGAGACCATCGAAAAAAACCGCGGCGCCCTGGACGCCAACCTGCGCATCCTCGAACAACTGCTGATGCCCACAACCGAGTGA
- a CDS encoding 3-deoxy-D-manno-octulosonic acid transferase, producing MPLLYHTLSSLAAILVLPLFFFYAIINGKKTRGLGHHFGYVPRVKREAGRPLVWVQALSFGEVNAAAPVLRRLHEDRPDLDIVVSVTTDSGYDGALRQIPFARQIFFHPLDCWPFLNLALARLRPDLYVLTDTGFWPGMIYLLKARGIPQILFNGRLSEKSVKCYRFVKPWVQGLLNRFDLICMQSEAGRQAMVSLGAEPEKLRVVGDTKYDGLKTVGEPEGFRLREALRIPASHPVWVAGSTHPGEEAIVLDAYEQLRARFPKLTLLLAPRRLERVGEVMGLIEARGLNAIRKSELKPDDSHGRDVIVLDTMGELAKLYAVGDVTFVGRSLIAPGGGHSLIEPAAQGKVVLHGPHVENVRHSADELGALGIAIEVADADSMAKRITELFEEDTLHARLTEKAVTLVKEKKGASREMAALILRALDGAN from the coding sequence ATGCCCCTTCTTTATCACACTCTGTCGAGCCTCGCCGCGATCCTCGTTCTGCCGCTGTTTTTTTTCTACGCCATCATCAACGGCAAAAAAACGCGCGGGCTGGGCCACCATTTCGGCTACGTGCCGAGAGTGAAGCGGGAGGCAGGGCGGCCGCTCGTCTGGGTGCAGGCGCTGTCGTTCGGCGAGGTCAACGCCGCCGCGCCGGTACTGCGCCGCCTGCACGAGGACCGGCCCGATCTCGACATCGTGGTGTCCGTCACCACCGACTCCGGTTACGACGGCGCGCTCCGCCAGATTCCCTTTGCGCGCCAGATCTTTTTTCACCCGCTCGACTGCTGGCCGTTTCTCAATCTCGCACTGGCGCGCCTGCGCCCGGATCTCTACGTGCTCACCGACACCGGTTTCTGGCCGGGCATGATCTACCTGCTCAAAGCGCGCGGCATCCCGCAGATATTATTCAACGGCCGGCTTTCGGAGAAGTCGGTCAAGTGCTATCGCTTCGTCAAACCGTGGGTGCAGGGACTGCTCAACCGCTTCGACCTCATCTGCATGCAAAGCGAGGCGGGCCGGCAGGCGATGGTGAGCCTCGGCGCGGAACCGGAAAAACTGCGCGTGGTGGGCGACACCAAGTACGACGGACTCAAAACCGTCGGCGAGCCGGAAGGCTTCCGCCTGCGCGAGGCGTTGCGCATCCCGGCCAGCCATCCGGTGTGGGTGGCGGGGAGCACACATCCGGGCGAAGAAGCCATCGTGCTCGACGCCTACGAACAACTGCGCGCGCGGTTCCCCAAGCTGACGCTTCTGCTCGCGCCACGCCGCCTGGAACGGGTGGGCGAGGTGATGGGACTGATCGAGGCGCGCGGCCTGAACGCCATCCGCAAAAGCGAGTTGAAGCCGGACGACTCCCACGGCCGCGATGTGATCGTGCTCGACACCATGGGCGAGCTGGCGAAGCTGTATGCCGTGGGCGACGTGACGTTTGTCGGGCGCAGTCTCATCGCGCCGGGCGGCGGGCACAGCCTCATCGAACCGGCGGCGCAGGGCAAGGTGGTTCTGCACGGACCCCACGTCGAGAACGTCCGGCACTCGGCGGACGAACTGGGCGCACTCGGCATCGCCATCGAGGTCGCCGATGCCGACAGCATGGCCAAACGCATCACCGAACTGTTTGAGGAAGACACCCTGCACGCGCGGCTGACGGAAAAAGCGGTGACGCTGGTGAAGGAAAAAAAAGGCGCCTCGCGCGAAATGGCGGCACTGATCTTGAGAGCCTTAGATGGGGCGAACTGA